A DNA window from Solanum lycopersicum chromosome 3, SLM_r2.1 contains the following coding sequences:
- the LOC101248553 gene encoding uncharacterized protein, whose product MMSIFSSFDALSAEILGQKVNHSWAPPTSDNKQPRGAGVGPIVSDRNIAVSVSPPSTSVTSKLNKTEEAAPPSSSSKSPSRPRRPKFAPELDGVYCFETIPPY is encoded by the coding sequence ATGATGTCAATTTTCAGTTCTTTTGATGCTCTCTCCGCTGAAATTTTGGGCCAAAAAGTGAACCACTCTTGGGCACCGCCCACTTCTGACAACAAACAACCACGAGGTGCAGGTGTGGGCCCTATCGTATCCGATCGCAACATCGCCGTTTCTGTTTCTCCACCGTCTACTTCCGTAACCAGTAAACTGAACAAGACGGAAGAGGCGGCGCCGCCGTCATCATCTTCAAAATCTCCGTCGCGCCCACGGAGGCCAAAGTTTGCACCGGAATTGGATGGAGTCTACTGTTTTGAAACTATTCCTCCGTATTGA